One segment of Dolichospermum sp. DET69 DNA contains the following:
- the tsaD gene encoding tRNA (adenosine(37)-N6)-threonylcarbamoyltransferase complex transferase subunit TsaD, whose translation MTTVLAIETSCDETAVAIIKNREVCSSIVASQISVHQQYGGVVPEVASRQHLETLNYEIEQAMESSNLDWNQIDGIAATCAPGLVGALLVGLTAAKTLAIVHNLPFLGVHHLEGHIYATYLSEPSLKPPFLSLLVSGGHTSLIYVKDYGMYETLGETRDDAAGEAFDKVARLLKLGYPGGPIIDKLAQTGNPQAFPLPEGKISLPGGGYHPYDCSFSGLKTAVLRLVQQFEKEGKEVPIADVVASFQDTVARSLTKRAIACARNYHLDTITVGGGVAANSGLRKHLQAAASKHNLRVLFPPLKFCTDNAAMIGCAAVEHLSLGRTSPLTLGVHSRLSLNQVMQLYEN comes from the coding sequence ATGACAACCGTTTTAGCCATTGAAACCAGTTGTGATGAAACTGCTGTGGCAATTATTAAGAATCGTGAAGTGTGTAGCAGTATAGTTGCTTCACAAATTTCTGTTCATCAGCAATATGGTGGGGTAGTGCCCGAGGTGGCATCACGTCAGCATTTAGAAACGCTGAATTATGAAATAGAGCAAGCTATGGAGTCTAGCAATCTAGACTGGAATCAGATTGATGGGATAGCTGCCACTTGTGCGCCTGGACTTGTGGGGGCGTTGCTGGTAGGGTTAACGGCTGCCAAAACCCTAGCAATTGTCCATAATTTGCCTTTTTTGGGAGTGCATCACCTAGAGGGCCATATTTACGCGACTTATTTGAGTGAGCCAAGTTTAAAACCCCCTTTTCTTAGCTTACTTGTTTCCGGCGGTCATACAAGCTTGATTTATGTGAAAGATTATGGTATGTACGAAACCTTGGGAGAAACCCGTGATGATGCGGCGGGTGAGGCTTTTGATAAGGTGGCGCGGTTGTTAAAACTGGGTTATCCCGGTGGACCAATAATTGATAAGTTGGCACAAACAGGTAATCCCCAGGCTTTTCCATTACCGGAAGGAAAAATTTCTTTACCAGGTGGGGGTTATCATCCCTATGATTGTAGTTTCAGCGGATTAAAGACAGCGGTATTGCGTTTAGTGCAGCAATTCGAGAAAGAAGGTAAAGAAGTACCAATAGCGGATGTTGTGGCTAGTTTTCAAGATACTGTAGCGCGATCGCTAACCAAAAGAGCGATCGCTTGCGCTCGAAACTATCATCTAGATACCATTACTGTAGGTGGTGGTGTGGCAGCCAATAGCGGACTAAGAAAGCATTTGCAAGCAGCAGCCAGCAAACACAACCTACGAGTTCTATTCCCTCCCTTGAAATTTTGCACTGATAACGCCGCCATGATTGGCTGTGCAGCCGTAGAACACCTATCCCTTGGCAGAACATCACCACTCACATTAGGAGTCCATTCCCGGCTCTCACTGAACCAAGTTATGCAGTTGTACGAAAATTAA
- a CDS encoding Photosystem I reaction center subunit III — translation MRRLFALLLVVTLWFNFAPEAKALGANLVPCKDSPAFQELARNARNTTPDPESGKKRFERYSQALCGPEGYPHLIVDGRLDHAGDFLIPSILFLYIAGWIGWVGRAYLQAIQKGSNPEQKEIQIDLGIALPIITSGFAWPAAAIKELLSGELTAKDSEITVSPR, via the coding sequence ATGAGACGATTGTTTGCTTTGCTTTTGGTGGTTACTCTTTGGTTCAATTTTGCCCCTGAAGCGAAAGCACTAGGCGCAAATCTTGTCCCTTGCAAAGACTCTCCCGCCTTTCAAGAGCTAGCACGAAATGCCCGTAACACCACCCCTGACCCCGAATCAGGTAAAAAGCGGTTTGAACGTTATTCTCAGGCACTCTGTGGACCTGAAGGTTATCCCCACTTGATTGTAGATGGCCGTCTTGATCATGCTGGTGATTTTTTGATCCCTAGTATTCTCTTCCTCTACATTGCTGGTTGGATTGGCTGGGTAGGCCGTGCTTATCTCCAAGCAATCCAAAAAGGATCAAATCCCGAACAAAAAGAAATCCAAATTGATTTAGGTATTGCTTTACCTATCATCACTTCCGGTTTTGCTTGGCCAGCAGCAGCAATCAAGGAATTGCTCTCTGGGGAGTTAACAGCTAAGGATTCAGAAATTACCGTTTCACCACGTTAA
- the psaJ gene encoding photosystem I reaction center subunit IX — translation MAEKGDETNYLITFISTAPVAATIWLTITAGILIEFNRFFPDLLFHPL, via the coding sequence ATGGCTGAAAAAGGCGACGAAACCAACTACCTGATTACATTCATCTCCACTGCTCCTGTAGCCGCTACAATCTGGCTAACAATCACAGCCGGGATTTTGATTGAATTTAATCGCTTCTTCCCCGACCTCCTTTTCCACCCACTATAG
- a CDS encoding photosystem I reaction center protein subunit XI, giving the protein MAVAAGRDSQKGDLETPINSAPLVKWFINNLPAYRPGLNPFRRGLEVGMAHGYLLFGPFHRLGPLRNAPNATLAGLLGSIGLVVILTACLSLYANSNPDKALASVAVPNPPVDAFNSKESWNNFASAFLIGGIGGAVVAFFLTVNSGLIQGLLG; this is encoded by the coding sequence ATGGCAGTAGCAGCAGGACGTGACTCCCAAAAGGGCGACCTAGAGACCCCCATCAATTCCGCTCCTTTGGTGAAGTGGTTTATTAACAATTTGCCAGCTTATCGCCCCGGTCTAAATCCTTTTAGACGCGGTTTGGAAGTTGGTATGGCTCATGGTTATTTACTATTTGGACCTTTCCATAGATTAGGTCCTTTACGCAATGCCCCCAACGCTACCTTGGCTGGTTTATTGGGCAGTATTGGCTTGGTTGTAATTTTGACAGCTTGCCTATCTTTATATGCTAATAGCAATCCTGATAAGGCTCTTGCTAGTGTTGCTGTACCCAACCCCCCCGTTGATGCTTTTAATTCTAAGGAAAGCTGGAACAATTTTGCCAGTGCTTTCTTGATTGGTGGTATTGGTGGCGCAGTAGTTGCTTTCTTTTTAACCGTTAACTCTGGATTAATCCAAGGTTTATTAGGTTAA
- the gmk gene encoding guanylate kinase, producing MQVLPIHNGANTKECPPLGKLIVLTGPSGVGKGTLMNEILKRYPELHYSVSATTRSPRSGEIDGKNYYFIARNKFEQLVTQGEFLEWAEFAGNCYGTPREAVLNHVQSGKLVVLEIELEGARQVRTSFPSARSIFILPPSFSELENRIRGRGQDSEEAIARRLQRAEEEIAAANEFDIKIINDDFEKALTEIEKAIFE from the coding sequence ATGCAAGTTTTACCTATCCATAATGGTGCAAATACGAAAGAATGCCCACCTCTGGGCAAGCTAATTGTTTTAACCGGTCCTAGTGGAGTCGGCAAAGGTACTTTAATGAATGAAATTCTGAAGCGTTATCCAGAATTGCATTATTCAGTATCTGCAACGACTCGTTCTCCCCGTTCTGGAGAAATTGATGGTAAAAACTATTACTTTATCGCCCGGAATAAATTTGAACAGTTAGTTACTCAAGGCGAATTTTTAGAATGGGCAGAATTCGCTGGTAACTGCTATGGTACGCCCCGTGAAGCTGTGCTTAATCATGTTCAGTCTGGTAAGTTGGTAGTGCTAGAAATTGAACTAGAAGGAGCAAGACAAGTCCGTACTTCCTTCCCTAGCGCCCGCAGCATTTTTATTTTGCCACCTTCGTTTTCGGAATTAGAAAACCGGATTCGTGGACGCGGACAAGACTCTGAAGAAGCGATCGCTCGTCGTTTACAGCGGGCTGAAGAAGAAATTGCTGCTGCTAATGAATTTGATATAAAAATTATCAATGATGATTTTGAGAAAGCTTTAACTGAAATTGAAAAAGCGATCTTTGAATAG
- a CDS encoding DUF370 domain-containing protein — protein MEIQLINIGFGNIVSANRVVAIVSPESAPIKRIITDARDRGQLVDATYGRRTRAVIITDSSHVILSAIQPETVANRFVISRDHHVVDNQT, from the coding sequence ATGGAAATTCAATTAATCAATATCGGGTTTGGTAATATCGTCTCTGCCAACAGAGTCGTTGCGATAGTTAGTCCAGAATCTGCTCCCATTAAACGGATTATCACCGATGCTAGGGATAGAGGTCAACTGGTTGATGCTACCTATGGAAGAAGGACTAGGGCGGTGATTATCACTGATTCTAGTCATGTGATTCTCTCTGCAATTCAGCCAGAAACAGTAGCCAATAGGTTTGTGATTTCCCGTGATCATCATGTTGTAGATAATCAAACATAG
- a CDS encoding DUF3488 domain-containing protein, with product MNRFWRLPVGNQWQQTRGKSPLKAVEDSIPLRVLVMVLVILGIVATDIAGETQFSWWTVPLTMVGTWWSYYRRRSSNIPIQFCIAIGMLLALGAFFGRFIGNWNDTRLSLAELLIQLQVLHSFDTPRRKDLGYSIVIGLILVGVAATLSQTMAFAPVLLLFLAIALPTLVLDYRSRLGFKQFTAEKSPQKNNSSFNFKFLILNFLVIVALGLGIFAILPRVPGYQLRSFPVSAPIKAPENFTGRNIINPGYVREGKGGGQGNGADGSRKAGEPGKLDDNFYYGFNSEMNQNLRGEMKPKVVMRVRSQAAGFWRVLAFDSYTGKGWKISRNDQVTTLRQSPWTSRISIDSPPFITLTKEVVQTYNLVSEMPNLIPAMSYPKGLYFPTPAIAVDQEDGLRAPVQLSEGLTYTVVSDVPYRDRSLLSKASTKYPGNIKKYYLPIPPEIADKVRKRTEEILASYDQQRVSRSPGTKNLDSAYEKALYLAQYVKQNYTLPTNPLDLPYLDEKDDLVETFLFKNKGGYPDHFSTVLTVMLRSVGIPARLVAGFAPGEFNPFTGMYVVRNTDAYAMTEVYFPKYGWFTFDPIPGHPLIPPSIEEDQTFSVLRQFWNWVAGWLPSPITAILNTVFGTIFSWLFQGIAWFLALFTKGWLGILTGLIVGTIAAFFGWLGWGQWRKWLNLRCLKKLPPMERLYQQMLQWTANKGLGKHPSQTPLEYAQFSSQHHSPEIAEVIDEICHAYVSWRYGGHTPNWQQLQQRWQVLKKVKRNRVS from the coding sequence ATGAATCGGTTTTGGCGTTTGCCGGTAGGTAATCAGTGGCAACAAACTAGAGGAAAATCGCCATTAAAAGCAGTGGAAGATTCAATTCCTTTACGAGTGCTAGTGATGGTATTGGTAATTTTGGGGATTGTGGCCACGGATATTGCTGGTGAAACTCAATTTAGTTGGTGGACAGTACCACTGACTATGGTGGGTACATGGTGGAGTTATTACCGTCGCCGTAGTTCTAATATTCCCATCCAGTTTTGTATTGCGATTGGAATGTTATTGGCTTTGGGTGCTTTTTTTGGGCGTTTTATCGGTAATTGGAATGATACCCGGCTGAGTTTGGCAGAATTATTGATTCAATTGCAAGTGCTGCACAGTTTTGATACGCCCCGGCGCAAAGATTTGGGCTATTCGATTGTGATTGGGTTGATATTGGTGGGTGTAGCGGCGACATTAAGCCAAACTATGGCTTTTGCACCTGTGTTGCTATTATTTTTGGCGATCGCTCTCCCAACTTTAGTGCTGGATTACCGTTCTCGCTTAGGTTTTAAGCAATTTACTGCGGAGAAATCTCCTCAAAAAAATAATTCTAGTTTCAATTTTAAGTTTCTAATTTTAAATTTTTTGGTGATTGTAGCTTTAGGACTGGGGATTTTTGCAATTTTACCCCGGGTTCCTGGTTATCAACTCCGGTCTTTTCCTGTCAGTGCGCCGATTAAAGCTCCAGAAAATTTTACAGGACGGAATATTATTAACCCTGGTTATGTCCGTGAAGGTAAGGGTGGTGGTCAAGGTAATGGTGCTGATGGATCAAGAAAAGCTGGTGAACCAGGAAAATTAGATGATAATTTTTATTACGGTTTTAATAGCGAGATGAACCAAAACCTGCGGGGGGAAATGAAACCCAAGGTGGTAATGCGTGTGCGATCGCAAGCAGCAGGTTTTTGGCGAGTTTTGGCTTTTGACAGTTATACAGGTAAAGGTTGGAAGATTTCCCGGAATGATCAAGTTACTACTCTCAGACAATCACCTTGGACTTCCCGCATTTCTATTGATTCTCCACCCTTCATTACTCTAACAAAAGAGGTAGTCCAAACTTATAATTTGGTGTCAGAGATGCCTAACCTGATTCCAGCGATGTCCTATCCCAAAGGTTTGTATTTTCCCACACCCGCAATAGCAGTTGATCAGGAAGATGGTTTACGTGCGCCAGTGCAATTGTCAGAGGGTCTAACATATACTGTAGTTTCAGATGTTCCCTACCGCGATCGCTCTTTGTTAAGTAAAGCCTCAACTAAATATCCAGGCAATATTAAAAAGTATTACCTACCGATCCCCCCAGAAATTGCCGATAAAGTCCGAAAACGAACTGAAGAAATCCTGGCTAGTTATGATCAACAGCGGGTTTCCCGTTCTCCAGGGACTAAAAACTTAGATTCAGCTTACGAAAAAGCTCTTTACTTAGCTCAGTATGTTAAACAAAATTACACCCTCCCCACAAATCCCTTAGACTTACCTTATTTAGATGAGAAGGATGATTTAGTAGAAACCTTTTTATTCAAAAATAAAGGTGGCTATCCAGACCATTTTTCCACTGTATTAACAGTGATGCTGCGTTCTGTTGGCATTCCAGCCCGATTAGTTGCGGGGTTTGCTCCAGGGGAGTTTAATCCGTTTACAGGGATGTATGTTGTCCGTAATACTGATGCCTACGCGATGACGGAAGTTTATTTTCCTAAGTATGGCTGGTTTACCTTTGATCCCATTCCTGGACATCCCTTGATTCCTCCTTCTATAGAAGAAGATCAAACTTTTAGTGTCCTCCGTCAATTTTGGAATTGGGTAGCTGGTTGGCTACCTTCACCAATTACAGCTATTTTAAATACTGTGTTTGGGACGATATTTAGCTGGCTATTCCAAGGAATAGCCTGGTTTTTGGCTTTATTTACTAAAGGTTGGTTAGGGATATTAACTGGTTTAATCGTGGGGACAATTGCCGCTTTCTTCGGTTGGCTCGGTTGGGGACAATGGCGTAAGTGGCTTAACCTCCGTTGCTTAAAGAAATTACCCCCAATGGAAAGACTTTATCAACAAATGCTGCAATGGACTGCTAACAAGGGTTTAGGGAAGCATCCCAGTCAAACACCTCTAGAGTATGCCCAGTTTTCATCCCAACACCATTCCCCAGAAATAGCTGAGGTTATAGATGAAATTTGTCATGCTTATGTGAGTTGGCGTTATGGTGGACATACTCCCAACTGGCAGCAGTTACAACAAAGATGGCAAGTCTTGAAGAAAGTTAAGAGAAATCGCGTTTCTTGA
- a CDS encoding PatU has protein sequence MGEIPTVQERFQAILKRRLQDQVEKNPPLFPWETQSVEYPDCVEEQSLGLVPVWGWTVHQSKLNLPIPLPEKVFWQLLEKCQVLLTSSLPLGAKLVCVVESMFPTDAQAINDLAGLVLRSSYRSADTLTATPDIESDYFDLLPRQQMALSLMAAKQLLENLTLPISFSQPLVDRQWLTTVGNLSIRVELHNLDEFTKLTVRGELPTPGILQLQGNNTQELVKSEISEIPIIELQIDRNQPTYTLSVEFPELDQQPLLLAIQVKI, from the coding sequence TTGGGAGAAATTCCTACTGTGCAAGAACGTTTTCAAGCTATTCTTAAGCGTCGTTTACAAGACCAAGTAGAAAAAAATCCGCCGTTGTTCCCCTGGGAAACACAATCGGTAGAGTATCCTGACTGTGTAGAAGAACAATCATTGGGATTAGTTCCTGTTTGGGGGTGGACTGTCCACCAATCTAAGTTAAATTTACCAATTCCTTTGCCCGAAAAAGTTTTTTGGCAATTGTTAGAAAAATGTCAGGTGTTATTAACATCTTCCTTACCCCTGGGAGCTAAATTAGTTTGCGTGGTAGAAAGTATGTTCCCCACGGATGCTCAGGCCATCAATGATTTGGCCGGGTTAGTCCTGAGAAGCTCTTATCGTTCGGCTGATACTCTGACAGCTACACCTGATATTGAGAGCGATTATTTTGATTTGCTACCACGGCAACAAATGGCTTTGTCTTTAATGGCAGCCAAACAACTGTTGGAAAATTTAACTCTGCCGATTTCATTTAGTCAACCATTAGTAGATAGACAATGGCTCACTACTGTGGGGAATCTGAGTATTCGAGTAGAATTACATAATTTAGATGAATTTACGAAATTGACGGTTCGAGGTGAATTACCTACACCAGGAATTTTACAACTCCAGGGTAATAATACTCAAGAATTGGTGAAATCTGAGATTTCGGAAATACCAATTATCGAGTTACAAATTGATAGAAATCAGCCAACTTATACTTTGTCCGTTGAGTTTCCCGAATTAGATCAACAGCCTTTATTGTTGGCTATTCAGGTGAAAATCTAG
- the hetZ gene encoding heterocyst differentiation protein HetZ: protein MNLTAIATTQGKISISVEVIFQFLFRELQQSTKASEQNCHDVSVRITNEVLRICNESKRIQTSGSVESSAMSLAKHRLQQCIRYYQLGSSRGRVELHSTLSAIVYRYINPPHKQLSYQGRLTIIEDFLQSFYLESLNAFRRENQLGPTYRPQTLLELGEYMAFTERYGKRRIPLPGRQQQLIILRAQTFSKQQPLETSVDIELASEGGSGESDGSWEEPAIHKLRSAMAMQPEPEENTLRSVVITELIDYLEEKEQSDCADYFALRLQDLSAPEIESILGLTSRQRDYLQQRFKYHLIRFALLHRWELVHEWLEVSLPTNLGLTPIQWETYIAQLDEKQKSILDLKQQGKPDEQISKIVGLSMAQLQKRWFKILEQAWEIRNSLVSGSSASTHEW from the coding sequence ATGAATTTAACAGCAATCGCAACTACTCAAGGGAAAATTTCTATCAGCGTGGAGGTCATCTTTCAATTCCTATTTAGGGAACTTCAACAGTCAACTAAGGCTTCGGAGCAGAATTGTCACGATGTGTCCGTGAGAATTACTAACGAAGTTCTGCGGATTTGCAATGAAAGTAAACGCATTCAAACTTCCGGGTCTGTAGAAAGTTCAGCCATGAGCCTAGCTAAACATCGGTTACAACAGTGTATCCGCTACTATCAGTTAGGCTCAAGTCGTGGAAGGGTAGAATTACACAGCACACTGAGTGCTATTGTTTATCGTTATATTAATCCCCCTCATAAGCAATTAAGCTATCAAGGGCGCTTGACTATCATTGAAGATTTTCTCCAGAGTTTTTATCTGGAGTCTTTAAATGCTTTTAGAAGGGAGAACCAATTAGGTCCTACCTATCGCCCCCAGACTCTATTAGAATTGGGAGAATACATGGCATTTACCGAAAGATACGGTAAACGTCGGATTCCCCTCCCCGGTAGACAGCAACAGCTAATTATTCTGCGAGCGCAAACTTTTTCCAAACAGCAGCCTCTAGAAACAAGTGTAGATATAGAACTGGCATCTGAAGGTGGTAGTGGTGAGTCTGACGGTTCTTGGGAAGAGCCAGCTATCCACAAATTACGCTCGGCTATGGCAATGCAACCCGAACCAGAAGAAAATACCCTGCGCTCGGTTGTGATTACGGAATTAATAGACTATTTAGAAGAAAAAGAACAATCTGACTGTGCTGATTACTTTGCGCTTCGTCTTCAAGATTTATCAGCACCAGAAATTGAGTCAATTTTAGGTTTAACATCTCGGCAGCGTGATTATTTACAGCAACGGTTTAAATATCATTTAATTCGGTTTGCTCTTTTACATCGCTGGGAATTGGTTCATGAGTGGTTAGAAGTTTCCTTACCCACTAATTTGGGTTTAACTCCGATTCAATGGGAAACTTACATAGCACAGCTAGATGAGAAACAAAAGTCTATCTTAGATTTGAAGCAACAAGGAAAACCTGACGAGCAAATATCCAAGATTGTTGGCTTGTCAATGGCACAATTACAGAAACGTTGGTTTAAGATTTTAGAACAAGCTTGGGAAATTCGGAATTCTTTAGTGTCCGGATCTAGTGCATCTACCCATGAATGGTGA
- the sds gene encoding solanesyl diphosphate synthase gives MTPATSLFTPVEADLQILADNLKQLVGNRHPILYAAAEHLFGAGGKRIRPAIVLLISRATMLEEDITARHRRLAEITEMIHTASLVHDDVVDESDVRRGVPTVHSLFGNRIAVLAGDFLFAQSSWYLANLNNLDVVKLLSEVIMDLAAGEIQQGLNRFDANLSIETYLQKSYYKTASLIANSAKAAGLISETSLETAEHLFGYGRHLGLSFQIVDDILDFTSSTDTLGKPAGSDLKSGNLTAPALFALAEKPYLEVLIKREFAQSGDLEQALALIHDSRGIQQARELAAHHAKLASEHIGILPPSKSREALINLTEYVLSRLY, from the coding sequence ATGACCCCAGCCACCTCCCTGTTTACCCCTGTGGAAGCAGACCTGCAAATACTAGCAGATAACCTTAAACAGCTAGTTGGAAATCGCCATCCCATTCTCTATGCCGCAGCCGAACACTTATTCGGTGCTGGAGGGAAGCGAATCAGACCTGCGATAGTGCTACTTATATCGCGGGCGACCATGTTAGAAGAAGATATTACAGCGCGTCACCGACGACTGGCAGAAATTACAGAAATGATCCACACAGCCAGCTTGGTACATGATGATGTAGTAGATGAATCAGATGTCCGGCGTGGTGTACCGACTGTACATAGTTTATTTGGTAATCGCATTGCTGTGCTTGCAGGGGATTTCCTCTTTGCTCAATCGTCTTGGTATTTAGCAAATCTCAATAATTTGGATGTTGTCAAACTCCTATCCGAAGTAATCATGGACTTAGCGGCTGGAGAAATTCAGCAAGGGCTAAATCGCTTTGATGCTAATCTCTCTATAGAAACCTATCTGCAAAAGAGCTATTACAAAACAGCGTCATTAATTGCCAACAGTGCTAAAGCTGCTGGATTAATTAGTGAAACATCCCTAGAAACTGCCGAACACTTGTTCGGCTATGGTCGCCATCTCGGTCTTTCTTTCCAGATAGTAGATGATATTCTTGATTTCACCAGTTCAACAGACACCCTGGGTAAACCAGCAGGTTCTGATCTCAAAAGTGGCAACCTGACAGCACCAGCTTTATTTGCTTTGGCAGAAAAACCCTACTTAGAAGTCCTGATTAAACGAGAGTTTGCCCAGTCAGGGGATTTAGAGCAAGCATTGGCACTAATTCATGATAGTCGAGGTATCCAGCAAGCTAGAGAATTAGCTGCTCACCATGCTAAATTAGCCAGCGAGCATATCGGTATTTTACCCCCATCAAAATCGCGCGAAGCACTCATAAATTTGACTGAATATGTCCTAAGTCGGCTCTATTAA
- a CDS encoding glutamate racemase, which yields MYSSSIFDTFSPQEPQRAPIGVFDSGVGGLTVLRQIYQQLPHESIIYVGDTARLPYGIRSQTEILQFVREILHWMQQQRVKMAIMACNTSSALALDIVRQEFDFPILGVILPGAKAAVQQGQRIGVIATPATAQSNAYRQAILEIQPNVQVWQVSCPEFVPLIEQNRIHDPYTTQIAITYLEPLLEKEIDTLVYGCTHYPHLSPVLRSLLPSHVKLIDPAVHVVAACSQELDILGIKNTHPPMPTRFAVSGCPEQFTQSGLQWLGYTPMVEQVCFADAVVS from the coding sequence GTGTATTCATCTTCTATTTTTGATACTTTTTCCCCTCAAGAACCTCAACGCGCTCCTATTGGCGTATTTGACAGTGGTGTCGGTGGGCTAACTGTGCTACGACAGATTTATCAACAACTTCCTCATGAATCAATTATTTATGTGGGGGATACAGCCCGTCTTCCTTATGGAATTCGTTCCCAAACAGAAATTTTACAATTTGTTCGAGAAATCCTCCATTGGATGCAGCAGCAACGGGTGAAAATGGCTATTATGGCTTGTAACACCAGTTCTGCTCTGGCATTAGATATTGTCCGACAAGAATTTGATTTCCCGATTTTGGGCGTGATTCTACCAGGGGCAAAGGCAGCAGTCCAACAAGGACAGCGGATTGGTGTGATTGCTACTCCCGCTACGGCTCAAAGCAATGCCTATCGTCAAGCTATTTTAGAAATTCAACCCAATGTCCAAGTTTGGCAGGTCAGTTGTCCTGAATTTGTGCCTCTCATTGAACAAAATCGTATTCATGATCCTTATACTACTCAAATAGCAATAACTTATTTAGAGCCTTTGCTTGAGAAAGAAATTGATACTTTAGTTTATGGTTGTACCCATTATCCCCATCTTTCACCTGTTTTGCGATCGCTCCTCCCCTCCCACGTCAAACTAATTGACCCAGCAGTTCATGTCGTCGCTGCTTGCTCTCAAGAATTAGATATACTGGGGATTAAAAATACTCATCCACCAATGCCTACCCGCTTCGCTGTCAGCGGTTGTCCTGAGCAATTTACTCAATCTGGTTTGCAGTGGTTGGGTTATACCCCAATGGTAGAACAGGTATGTTTTGCAGATGCTGTTGTATCTTAG